Below is a genomic region from Roseovarius arcticus.
GCAGGCGCGCGTCATCGGCGCCGCGCGCGGCGATTTGGACGATGCGGGCTACCGTGATTTTGCGCGCGCCGCGATCGGGGAGTTCGACGATGATGTCTGCTGCGCCGCCGAGCATTTGGACGCGTTTCTAGGGCAGCTGAGCTATGTCACGCTGGACGCGCGCGGCGACGAGGGGTGGGGCGCGCTGTCGGCGCTGCTGGACGGGGCCGACCGGATCCGCGCCTTTTACTTCTCGGTCGGGCCGGGGCTGTTCGGCGATCTGGCGACGCGGATTGAGGCGCATGGCCTGGCCACGCCAGACGCCCGCGTGGTCGTGGAAAAGCCGTTCGGCCGCGATCTTGCCTCGGCGCGCGCGCTGAACGCCGAATTGGCGCGCCATTTTGACGAAACGCAAATCTACCGGATCGACCATTATCTGGGCAAAGAGACGGTGCAGAACCTGATGGCAATCCGGTTTGCCAATACGCTGTTCGAGCCGCTGTGGAATAGCCAGTATGTCGACCATATCCAAATCACCGTGGCCGAATCCGGCGGCGTTGGCACGCGCGGCGGTTATTACGACAAAGCGGGCGCGATGCGGGACATGATGCAAAACCACATCATGCAGCTCTTGTGTCTCACGGCGATGGAGCCGCCTGCGAAATATGACCCCCACGCCGTGCGCGACGAGAAGCTGAAGGTGATCCGCGCACTGTCACCGGCCCAGCTGGGCGATGTGGTGCGCGGGCAGTATGAGGGCACCGATAGCCTGCCAAGTTATCGCGGCGAGGTCGAGGACCAAGACAGCACGACCGAGAGCTTTGTCGCGGTCAAGGCACGGATCGGCAACTGGCGATGGGCCGGCACGCCGTTCTATTTGCGCACCGGCAAGCGGCTGCGCGCCCGCGCCAGTGAAATCGCTGTTGTTTTTAAGGATGCGCCTCATTCGATATTTGGGTCTGACGCGGGGCGGCACCGCAATATCCTGACCATCCGACTGCAACCCAATGAGGGCATAGAGATGGGCGTGACCATCAAGGAGCCGGGACCGGGAGGGATGCGCCTGATCGATGTGCCACTGGACATGACCTTTTCCGAGGCACTTGGCCCAGATGCGGACCTAGTACCGGACGCCTACGAGCGGCTGATCATGGATGTCATTCGCGGCGATCAGACCTTGTTCATGCGCGGCGACGAGGTAGAGGCAGCGTGGGAATGGACCGACCCTATTATCGACGCGTGGGAGGCATCGAATACGCCCCCGTGCCCTTATGCGACGGGTAGCGCGGGACCCGATGACGCATTGGCCCTGATGCACCGCGACGGGCGCCGCTGGCGGGAGATTAAGCCATGAACCTACAGGAATATCCCGACGCCGAAGTTATGGCGATGGGCCTCGCCGATGTGATCGGCACTCAGTTGAACGCAGCGCTTCGCCAACGCGACCGCGCTCTGTTCGTGGTGCCGGGTGGCAGCACGC
It encodes:
- the zwf gene encoding glucose-6-phosphate dehydrogenase — translated: MVSRVIPAQPFDLVIFGGTGDLARRKILPALFRRFCAGQMDPQARVIGAARGDLDDAGYRDFARAAIGEFDDDVCCAAEHLDAFLGQLSYVTLDARGDEGWGALSALLDGADRIRAFYFSVGPGLFGDLATRIEAHGLATPDARVVVEKPFGRDLASARALNAELARHFDETQIYRIDHYLGKETVQNLMAIRFANTLFEPLWNSQYVDHIQITVAESGGVGTRGGYYDKAGAMRDMMQNHIMQLLCLTAMEPPAKYDPHAVRDEKLKVIRALSPAQLGDVVRGQYEGTDSLPSYRGEVEDQDSTTESFVAVKARIGNWRWAGTPFYLRTGKRLRARASEIAVVFKDAPHSIFGSDAGRHRNILTIRLQPNEGIEMGVTIKEPGPGGMRLIDVPLDMTFSEALGPDADLVPDAYERLIMDVIRGDQTLFMRGDEVEAAWEWTDPIIDAWEASNTPPCPYATGSAGPDDALALMHRDGRRWREIKP